CACCTCGCCCGCGGCGTTGATGTGGAAGTACTTCCGCCCGCCGGCAATGCAGCCCACCGCGGCCTCGCCGTCGTTCCAGAAGTCCACCAGGAAGATCGGCTTGGTGCGCCGGAACTCCCGGATGCGGTCGAACATGTAGGCCCGCTGCTCCGGCGTGGCCATCAGCTCCAGGTCCACATCCCGCCCGATGGGGATGTAGGTGAAGTACCAGCCGAAGGCGGCGCCCCGGTCCACCATCAGGTCGATGAACGCGTCGCTGGCGACCTCCTCGGTGTTCTTCCGGGTGTAGGTGGCGGAGAAGCCGTAGATCAGCCCCTCGCTGCGGAGGGTGTCCATGGCGTCCAGGACCTTCCGGAAGACCCCCTTGCCGCGCCGGGCGTCGGTGGTCTCCTCCAGCCCCTCGATGCTGAGGGCGAAGACCATGTTGCCCCGCTCGGCGGCCCGCCGGGCGAACTCCCGCGTGATCAGGGTGCCGTTGGTGTAGATGTGGAACATCTGCTCTGGGTGGCGCCGGGCGAGCTCCAGCAGATCGTCCTGGCGCACCATCGGCTCCCCGCCGGAGATGACGAAGAAGTTGATGCCCAGTTCGCCGGCCTCCCGGCAGATGCGGTCCATGGTCTCCAGGCTGAGCTCGTGGCGCAGCTGGTAGTCGCCCGCCCAGCAGCCCGTGCAGCGCAGGTTGCACTTCTCCGTGGGGTCCATCAGGATGGCCCAGGGCACCTTGACGCCCAGCCGCTTCTCGGCCTCGCGCTGGCGGGGGATGCCGAGCAGGCTGCAGTTCAGGAAGAAGTTGACCGCGGTGCGCTCCCGCACCACGGGGCCGGTCTCCGTGAGCAGGCGCATGCCCAGCCGGTACCAGTTGCCGTCCTTGTCGGCGAGGAACCGCTGCACCTTGCGGGCGATCTCGCGGTGGCTCTCCAGCGGGGCGTGGTCCGCCACCCAGCCGGCCATGCGCGGCAGGTTCTCCTCCGGATTGCGCATCACCATTCCCACGACGCGCTGCAGCACCTGCTGTCCCAGATGCGTCTCTGCCAGGTTCATGCTCTTTCCTCCCTCCTGTACAGCAGTGAAATGGTTGCTCTCCGCAAGGAACCACTACAGCAGCTCAGCCTCGAACTCGGCCTCCTCCCGGGCCACGAGCTCCTCCAGGTGTGCGAGGAACTCCTCCGTGACCGCGTCGGCCTCCGCGGCCGTCGCCCGGCCGCCGAGGTCCAGCGCGGCGACCACGGTGTCAGCCATGAGGTCGGCCATCGCCTCGTCCGGCAGCGCCACCTGCGCCGGCGTCCACGAGGCCATCATCAAGAACCCGAGGAAAACGGAGCGCACAAGGAAGGCCTGCGCGTGCGGCGAGAGGTCGGACCGGGCCATGTTCCGCTGGCTGAGGTACTCCAGGAGGACCTCGAAGAGCTCCTTCCGCTCGGGGTGCCGGCCCTGTTCCCGCACCAGCTTCCCCACCACCTCCACGTCACGGGTGAAGGCCGCCCGCATCAGCGGGTGGCGGGAGAGCCCCAGGGCGGCCTGCCGGAACAGGCGGCGCAGGGTGGGCCGCTCGGACGATGCGCGCACGCTGCTGAGGAAGGCGCGGGCCAGCCTGTACTGCTCCCGCCGCAGCAGGGCGCTGAACAGCTCGTCCCGCGTCTTCCAGTGAAGGTACAGGGTCCCCTTCGCCACCCCCGCCTGCCGCGCCAGGTCGTCGAGGGTGGTCTTGTCGTACCCGTACCGCCGCACCAGCTCTGCCGCTGCATCGAGGATCCGATGGGCCCGCTCCGCCCGCCGGAGCTGTTTTGCCGTCCGGTCCGCCATCTCGCCCGAGGCCTCCGCCCTGCATGATTTTGACCAAATAAGCTAATCTGGTCATATGCTCAAGATCACCATATCTCTGTCGGTATCGCTGGACAAGGCGCACGGTGGCGCCGTTTCTGCCCGCACCGAACGGACCCGGTCGGTGCGCCCATGGTAGCAGCCCGGGCCCGTTGCATGGCGAATAGGTGGCGGGTGTGCTTTGGTCGCTCAGACCGCAGAGCCCGTCGACCGGCCGCCAGGGTCATGCCTGCAGCCTGAGCAGGCCCGCTCCCACAGGAAGGGAGCGGGCCTGCTGCATGTCTGTGATGGAAGCCCCAATCCGATCCGGCCGCGGGCGGCCGGCTACAGCCCGATCTTCACACGGGTGGCGTAGAAGACCACCCGGCCGGCCAGTTCGCCCAGGGCCACCAGGGCGACCAGGGCACCGGCGAACTGGGGCAGCGACGCAGCCTTCTTCTGCATCACCCGCTGCCAGGCCAGCGGCATGCAGATGCCTGCGCCCAGCACCAGGCAGAGGATCTGGCCCCAGTAGAGCGCCGACCACTGGCCGGTCATCAGCGCCGCAGTCGCCTGCGCCTCGGGGCCGGCGGTGCCCAGGTAGGCGCCGTGCAGGGCGAGCGCGGCCACCTGCAGCCCCAGCATCGCCGCAGCGCCGATCACGAGGCCGCCGAGACCACGGGGCTCCTCCTCGCCCTTGCGGACGCACTGCCCGGCGAAGACCGCGGCCGTGCCGACGAGGCCCGCAGTGGCAAAGAAGACCAGCGTCGTGCTCACGTGCTCCCAGGCCGGGAAGGCCGACGAGCGGTAGATCATCGACATCACGTAGATCAGTCCCAGACCCAGCAGGCTCGTCAGCGCCGCCCAGCCGTTGCGGGTCTGCACGCTGCCCACGGCGCCCCGCTCCAGCAGCACGCTGCCGATGCCCGCCGCGCCGAACAGGGCGGTCAGCAGGATCTCGCGGCTCAGCCAGGAGGTGCCGAGGTTCGACATCGTCTTCAGGGCGTTGGCCGGGTAGCCCAGGTGCGTGACCGAGGCGATCACGCCGGCGACGCCCAGGGCCAGCGCCAGGTGGAGGAAGCGCATCCGCGCCCCCGTCGACTCCTCATTCCAGAGCACGATGCGGCTCACCACGTAGATGCCCACCGCCGACTGCAGGCAGAGCGTATAGAGAATCAGCGACCAGTCGTGCATGTTCACTTGCGATTCCCTCCAATCGGCGAGCTAATGGCCCCGGTCGGCGGGTTGACGAGCAGCGAAGGCGTGGTGCGGTTCGGGTCGGCCAGCCCCTTGACGTGGGCCGTCCCCTCATGCTTCGCCCTGAGCTCGGCGATGTCGCCGAAGTCGATGAGCTGGTACGGGCAGGCGTCCACGCAAACCGGACGCAGGCCGGCCTGGACCCTGTCGATGCAGCCGTCGCACTTGTGCACCTTGCCGACCTCGGGGTTGTACTGGGGGGCATCGTAAGGGCACGCCCAGACGCAGCTCTGGCAGCCGACGCAGTCGGCCGCGTTGTGCAGCACCAGGCCGTCCTCGGTGCGCTTGTACATCGCCCCGGTGGGGCAGGCCTTCACACAGGCCGGATTGGCGCAGTGGTTGCAGCTGATCGAGAGCCAGTAGGAGGTCACGTTGCTGATCCAGGCCTCGCCCCGCTTCACCCAGCCGCCGTCCTCGTAGTTGTTCACCTTCCGGAACAGCTGGCCAACGGCAAGGTCAGACCGGTCCTTGCAGGCGATCTGGCAGGTCTTGCAGCCCACACAGTACTTCGCGTCGATGAAAAACCCGTATTGCATTTCGGCTCACCTCCTCAGAGCTTGGCCACCTGGACCAGGTTGGTGTGCTGCGGGTTGCCCTTGGCGCCCGGGGTCGGGTGGTATTTGGTGACCGTGTTGATGCAGCCGCGCACGTCGACCCCGCTGCCGTTGGGCGTGTACCAGGCGCCCTGGGGCAGGTCGGCCACGCCGGGCATGATCGCCTTGGAGACCCGGCAGCGGACGTGGATCTCGCCCCGGTCGTTCCAGACCCGCACCATGTCGCCGTCCTTGATGCCCCGCTCGGCGGCGTCGAGCTCGTTGAGGGTGATCATCTGCGGCTCGACTTCCTCCAGCCAGGGGTTGTTGTCGTGGGTGGAGTGGACGCGCCGCTTCACGTGGTGGCCCACCAGCTGGATCGGGTACTTCTCCCGCAGCGGGTCCTGGGGGCCCTCCCACGACGGAATGTACTTCGGAATCGGCGGGAGCTCGTCGGCGTTGCCCCGCTGCGCGGCCAGCTCGGCCAGCTGCTCGGAGTAGATCTCGATCTTGCCGGAGGGCGTGCTCAGCGGGTTCTTCTCGGGGTCGGCGACGAAGCTGGCCAGGCCGATGATCGGCTCCACCTCCGTGCCGCGGACGATGGGATCCTTCAGCAGCTGCTCCCAGGTCGGGAAGCCGGGGTTCTTGGCAACGACGGCGGCGATGGCCTCGCGGCACCAGTCCTCCCAGGTCTTGCCCTCGGTGAACTTGTCGCCGATACCCAGCTTCTCGGCCACGCCGGCGCAGACCTCGTAGTTGGTCTTCACGTCAAACAGCGGCGTAATGGCCGGCACGCCCAGGTAGTAGCGGTCGCCCATGACGTTGGTGGAGCCCCGGCCCAGGTGGAGCCGCTCGTAGCTGGTGGCGTCGGGCAGCAGCACGTCGGCGTAGCGGGCCGACGGGGTCATCATCACGTCGTGGACCACGATGAACTCGCAGAGCGACTCATCCTGCAGGATGCGGTGGGTGTCGCGGGTGTCGGAGTGCTGGTTGATCAGCGTGTTGCCGCCGTAGTTCCAGATGAACTTGATATTGGACTCCAGCCGGTCGACGCCGCGCAGGCCGTCCTTGGCCGTGAGCTCGGTCCCGCGCACGATCGCCTCGGTCCACATGAAGACGGGGATCGACGCCTTCACCGGGTTGGTGCCGGCGGGGATGCTGGGGCTCGGGGCGTTCTTCCGGCCGTCGCGCAGGCCGGTACCGCCGCCCTTGACGCCGATGTTGCCGGTCATGGCCGCCAGCACCGGCAGGCCGCGCACGGGCTGCTCGCCGTAGGCGTGCCGCTGCCAGCCCAGGTTCTGGATCAGGGCGCAGGGCTTGGTGAGGGCGATCTCCCGCGCCAGCCGCACGATGGTCTCGCGCGGGACGCCGGTGATGGCCTCGGCCCACTCGGGGGTCTTGGGCACGCCGTCGGCCTCGCCCAGCACGTAGCTCTTGTAGCTGGACTTGGGCGGGGCGCTGGGCGGCAGGTGCTCGTCGTCGAAGCCGATGCAGTACTTGTCCAGGAAGGCCTGGTCGTGCAGGTTCTCGGTGATCATGACGTAGGCCAGGGCGTCCATGAGGGCGTTGTCCGTCGTCGGGCGGATGGGGATCCACTCGTCGGCGATGGCCTTGGCCGTGTCGGAGAGGCGCGGGTCGACCACGATGATCTTCGCCCCGGCCTTCTTGGCCTGCATCTGCCAGTAAAACTCGTTGCCGCCGCCCGGCTGGGTCTCGCCGGCGTTGTTGGCGAAGAGCACGATCAGGCGGGAGTTGACGAGGTCGTCGCTGGAGTTGTAGGGGGTGCCGCCGTAAGTATACGGCGCAGCCCAGCTGTAGCAGGCTGAGGAGTACGTGCCGTAGTAGTTCAGGTAGCCGCCCAGCATGTTCAGGAGGCGCGGAATCGACGTGCGGGTCGTGCCGTCCGTGCCCGAGGCGTAGTGGTTGTAGACGGCGTGGTTGCCGTAGGTCTTGATGATCCGGTCCAGGTTCTCCGCGATCAGCGTGTAGGCCTCGTCCCAGGTGATGGGCTCGAACTTGCCCTCGCCCCGCTTGCCCACCCGCTTCATGGGCTGCTTCAGCCGGTCAGGGCTGTAGACGAACTGCCGGGTGGCGCGGCCGCGCTGGCAGGCGCGCATCGCGGGGAAGCCGGGCCGGTCCTCCTGGTCGGTGTCCACCCGGATGATCACGTCGTCCTTCACGTGCAGCTTCAGCGCGCAGGAGTAGCCGCCGCAGTTGACGGTACACTGCTGCCACACGACCTTGTCGGGCACGGGCGTCCCCGCGGCCTCGGCGGTGCCTTCCAGCACCTTGAGCCCGCCCTTCGCCATCGACGCACCGCCGATGGCCGCCCCGGCGCCAACCACCGCCGACCACTTCAGGAAACTCCGGCGGGAGACTTCAGGCAGCTTCACATTGACCCCTCTCTTTCACATGGCGTAGTGGATCCTAGATGGACTGCTCCGACAGTGCCATGTCGGCCCGCAGGAGCCCCAGGGTCAGCCGGGCCAGCCCGGCGTAGAACCCCGTCTGCCCGGCCGCCTCCACCTTCTCCGCGAACTGGTGGACCCACCGGAGAAGATGCTCCTCCAGGCACTCCCGCTGGCCCGCCAGCAGCGCCTCTGCACCGGCGTCGTCCCCGGCCTCGAGCCGGTCCGCCGTGCGCCGGGAGAGCTCGCTGAGGAACTGGAGCTGCACCCCGATGTGATCGTCCGTCACGCCCACCGCCCGCTCGGCCGCAAGGCCGAATCTGGCGTACAGCGCCCTGACCCGGAGGGTCTCCTCACCCATGAGCGTCCGCTCCCGGTCCAGGTAGACCGACTGCCACGGCGGCGCCGCCGCCGGCCCCAGCGTGCCGAAAAGGCGCCAGAACTCCTCCCGGACGGCCGCGGCGCTGATCTCGGGCAGGGAACCCGCCAGGAACGCCAGTCCGCGCTCCACGTCGGCCTGCCCCCTTCCCAGCGGCCACTCGGCCACGAAGTCCGGGTGACGCATCACAGCCAGCCGTGCGTCATCTGGTGGATCGAGGTAGAGCCCGGCCAACAGCGCGTAAACCTCGGCCCGAACCTTGCAGTACAGCAGCAGGTCGGTTCTGCCCGACATCACCTTCCCTCCTCTACAGCGCGCCGCCAGCATTGTGACGGCAATAACATGGGTTGCCTTTCATTATGCAAGCGGGGCGGAAAGCACGGTACGCACATCGGGACAGACCTCCGGGGGCGAATCGGGACTGCTGGATACTTTGGATATCGTAAGGTCTGGAACTGATATCCCTCGACGGTCCGTATAGCACGAACCTTGTCGCACCCGGGGCGGCAACGGGGCTGCAAGGCTGGCATTCCGGCAGCTGAAGCAGGTCTAG
This DNA window, taken from Symbiobacterium terraclitae, encodes the following:
- a CDS encoding radical SAM protein; this translates as MNLAETHLGQQVLQRVVGMVMRNPEENLPRMAGWVADHAPLESHREIARKVQRFLADKDGNWYRLGMRLLTETGPVVRERTAVNFFLNCSLLGIPRQREAEKRLGVKVPWAILMDPTEKCNLRCTGCWAGDYQLRHELSLETMDRICREAGELGINFFVISGGEPMVRQDDLLELARRHPEQMFHIYTNGTLITREFARRAAERGNMVFALSIEGLEETTDARRGKGVFRKVLDAMDTLRSEGLIYGFSATYTRKNTEEVASDAFIDLMVDRGAAFGWYFTYIPIGRDVDLELMATPEQRAYMFDRIREFRRTKPIFLVDFWNDGEAAVGCIAGGRKYFHINAAGEVEPCAFAHYATCNIHDVSLAEALQNPLFKAYQRRQPFSENLRRPCPIIDHPQMLRDMVWESGAHPTQLTADETVDQFAAKLAGYASEWGALADRIWEEEHGKEPVLAGLDGRGRTGH
- a CDS encoding TetR/AcrR family transcriptional regulator, which translates into the protein MADRTAKQLRRAERAHRILDAAAELVRRYGYDKTTLDDLARQAGVAKGTLYLHWKTRDELFSALLRREQYRLARAFLSSVRASSERPTLRRLFRQAALGLSRHPLMRAAFTRDVEVVGKLVREQGRHPERKELFEVLLEYLSQRNMARSDLSPHAQAFLVRSVFLGFLMMASWTPAQVALPDEAMADLMADTVVAALDLGGRATAAEADAVTEEFLAHLEELVAREEAEFEAELL
- a CDS encoding dimethyl sulfoxide reductase anchor subunit family protein, translating into MHDWSLILYTLCLQSAVGIYVVSRIVLWNEESTGARMRFLHLALALGVAGVIASVTHLGYPANALKTMSNLGTSWLSREILLTALFGAAGIGSVLLERGAVGSVQTRNGWAALTSLLGLGLIYVMSMIYRSSAFPAWEHVSTTLVFFATAGLVGTAAVFAGQCVRKGEEEPRGLGGLVIGAAAMLGLQVAALALHGAYLGTAGPEAQATAALMTGQWSALYWGQILCLVLGAGICMPLAWQRVMQKKAASLPQFAGALVALVALGELAGRVVFYATRVKIGL
- a CDS encoding DMSO/selenate family reductase complex B subunit codes for the protein MQYGFFIDAKYCVGCKTCQIACKDRSDLAVGQLFRKVNNYEDGGWVKRGEAWISNVTSYWLSISCNHCANPACVKACPTGAMYKRTEDGLVLHNAADCVGCQSCVWACPYDAPQYNPEVGKVHKCDGCIDRVQAGLRPVCVDACPYQLIDFGDIAELRAKHEGTAHVKGLADPNRTTPSLLVNPPTGAISSPIGGNRK
- a CDS encoding DMSO/selenate family reductase complex A subunit, which produces MKLPEVSRRSFLKWSAVVGAGAAIGGASMAKGGLKVLEGTAEAAGTPVPDKVVWQQCTVNCGGYSCALKLHVKDDVIIRVDTDQEDRPGFPAMRACQRGRATRQFVYSPDRLKQPMKRVGKRGEGKFEPITWDEAYTLIAENLDRIIKTYGNHAVYNHYASGTDGTTRTSIPRLLNMLGGYLNYYGTYSSACYSWAAPYTYGGTPYNSSDDLVNSRLIVLFANNAGETQPGGGNEFYWQMQAKKAGAKIIVVDPRLSDTAKAIADEWIPIRPTTDNALMDALAYVMITENLHDQAFLDKYCIGFDDEHLPPSAPPKSSYKSYVLGEADGVPKTPEWAEAITGVPRETIVRLAREIALTKPCALIQNLGWQRHAYGEQPVRGLPVLAAMTGNIGVKGGGTGLRDGRKNAPSPSIPAGTNPVKASIPVFMWTEAIVRGTELTAKDGLRGVDRLESNIKFIWNYGGNTLINQHSDTRDTHRILQDESLCEFIVVHDVMMTPSARYADVLLPDATSYERLHLGRGSTNVMGDRYYLGVPAITPLFDVKTNYEVCAGVAEKLGIGDKFTEGKTWEDWCREAIAAVVAKNPGFPTWEQLLKDPIVRGTEVEPIIGLASFVADPEKNPLSTPSGKIEIYSEQLAELAAQRGNADELPPIPKYIPSWEGPQDPLREKYPIQLVGHHVKRRVHSTHDNNPWLEEVEPQMITLNELDAAERGIKDGDMVRVWNDRGEIHVRCRVSKAIMPGVADLPQGAWYTPNGSGVDVRGCINTVTKYHPTPGAKGNPQHTNLVQVAKL
- a CDS encoding TorD/DmsD family molecular chaperone, which translates into the protein MSGRTDLLLYCKVRAEVYALLAGLYLDPPDDARLAVMRHPDFVAEWPLGRGQADVERGLAFLAGSLPEISAAAVREEFWRLFGTLGPAAAPPWQSVYLDRERTLMGEETLRVRALYARFGLAAERAVGVTDDHIGVQLQFLSELSRRTADRLEAGDDAGAEALLAGQRECLEEHLLRWVHQFAEKVEAAGQTGFYAGLARLTLGLLRADMALSEQSI